The Granulicella arctica genome segment ATCAAGAATCCGCTGACGCCAATCTCCTTGAGTGCGGAGCAGATTCATCGGCATATTGGGCGGATGGAGACGACAATGGCGGTAGATGGAACGAGCTCGCCGTCGATTGCGGTGATCCGGCGATGCAGCGAGGTTATTACCTCTTCGGTGGAGAGCATGCGCGGACTGGTGGACCAGTTTGCGGCGCTGGCGGAGTTTCCAACGGCGAGGCCGCGACCGGCAGACCTGAACACGATCGTCGAGAACTCACTGGCAATGTTTGCGGGACGGTTGCAGAATATTCGGCTGGTGCGATCGATGGAGGCGGGCTTGCCGCTGGTGATGGCCGATCCGGAGGCTCTGAAGCGTGCGCTGGGCAACCTGATCGATAACGCAGCGGAGGCGATGCAGCAAAGCTTGCTGCGCGAGATGCTCATCACGACATCGCTGCTGGGCAATGGCATGATCGAGCTGACGATCACCGATACGGGCGCGGGGTTGACGGACGAGATGCGCGAGCGGCTGTTCCTTCCCTACTTTTCGACCAAGCAGCGTGGTACGGGGCTGGGGCTGGCGATTGCGGCGAAGATTATCCAGGAGCACGAGGGGACGATTCGTGCGGAGAAAAACGAGCCTGCCGGGGCGAAGTTCATCGTGGAGCTGAGAACGGCGTCGATTGCCGATATGGGTGAAGGACAGACAGCGGATGCGCTGGCGGGTGGAGGTCTGGTTTGAATCATGTGCTGATCGTCGACGACGAAGCAGAGATACGGGAGTCGCTCGAGAACATCTTGCGCGAGGAGGGGTATGTCGTCACGACTGCTGCGACCGCGACTGAGGCTCTGGAGCTGCTGCGCGACGCGGCGTATGACGTGGTGCTGCTGGATATCTGGCTACCGGATAGGGACGGGCTGGATACGCTAGGCGAGATTCGTCAGATGGAGAGCGCGCATGTGCCGGAGGTAGTGATCATCAGCGGGCACGGGACGATCGAGGCCGCGGTGAAGGCGACGAAGCTGGGGGCGTACGACTTTTTGGAGAAGCCGCTGAGCCTGGCACGGACGCTGATCGTGCTGAAGAATGCGATGAAGGCGCGGCAGATGCGCGAAGATAACCAGGAGTTCGCACGGCAGCTTTCGGTGAAGGGTACGGTGACGGGCAACAGTGTGCCGATGAAGGCGCTGCGGCAGCAGATCAAGCTGATGGCTCCGACGAATGGGCGGGTGTTGATCTTCGGCGAGAGTGGGACGGGCAAGGAGCTGATCGGGCGGGCGATGCATGAGGAGAGCTTGCGCAAGGACCGCGTGTTTGTGGAACTGAACTGCGCGGCGATTCCGGAGGACTATATCGAGACGGAGCTGTTCGGGTATCGCCATGGCGCGGGGCCTGCGGGGCCGGGGAGCCCGACGGAGAAGCGCGGGACCTTTGAGCGGGCGGATGGAGGAACGCTGTTTCTTGACGAGGTAGGCGACATGAGCCTGAAGACGCAGGCGAAGGTGTTGCGTGCGCTCGATGAGCAACGTTTTCTGCCGGTAGGTGCGAGCCATCCGGTGCATGTGGATGTGCGTGTGATTGCGGCGACGAATAAGGATCTGGAAGAGGAGATTGCGCGGGGGAACTTTCGCGAGGATCTTTTTTACCGGCTCAATGTGATTCCGTTTTTCGTGCCTCCGCTGCGCGACCGCAAGGAGGATATTCCGCTGCTGGTGAAGGAGTTTTTGCAGCAGTTTGGGCAGCAGTATGGGCGGCCACGCATGGAGATGAGCGACGATGCGCTGGCGGCGCTGAAGCAGTATCACTGGCCGGGAAATGTGCGTGAGTTGCGCAATCTGGTCGAGCGTGTGCTGATCCTGAACCCAAAGGTGCAGCGGATCGAGAAGAAGCATCTGCCGGTACTGGTGTTTCGCGATGCAGGTAAGGCGGCGGGGCGGGGCGAGGAGTTTGCGACGTTGCTGCAGGCGCGTGAGGCGTATGAGCGGGACTACATCCTGAAGAAGCTGGATGAGTGCCATGGGAATGTAAGCCGCGCGGCGGAGGGGTTGGGACTGGAGCGGAGTCATCTGTATCGGAAGATGAAGGCGCTTGGGGTCAGCGTAAAAGAGTAGTGCTACGCGCGCGACGATAGGCGCCTTTTGCGCAGAGGCAAATGCGGGTTCTTCTGCAAGCTCAGAATGACAGGTTTTTTAGGATGGGATGGCAAGAACACGCAATAGCAAATGCAACCACAGGTCCTTCGACTTCGTGCTGCGCACTTCGCTCAGGATGACAGTTTGTTTGAGCTGGTTAGGAAGAACGAACCACAGCGATAGTAAAGACAAATGTAGATCCTTCGACTGCGCTCAGGATGGCGGGGGTTGTGGATGAGTTGAAGGAGAACGGGCAAAGGCACCTGTGCGTTTACAATCGGTCTACTTCCCTTTCAGGAGACTTAATGCGAGCCTTTTCCGCGCTGCTGCCCATCGTGTCCCTTTTTTCTTTCACTGCGATTGCGCAGGATATTCCTGCTCTTGTCGATAAGCAGCTTGGCGAGTTAGTGCAGACATACAAAGGGATCCATGCGCATCCGGAGCTGTCGCACCATGAAGAGCAGACCTCTGCCCTACTTGCAGGCGAGTTGCGTAACGCGGGCTACACAGTGACGGAGCATGTAGGCAAGTATCCGGATGGGTCGCAGGCGTATGGGCTGGTCGGGATACTGAAGAATGGGACCGGGCCGACGCTGCTGGTTCGAGCAGACATGGATGCGCTGCCGGTGGTGGAAGAGACGGGCGTGAGCTATGCAAGCCATGTGAAGGCGAAGAATCCGGCGGGACAAGAGGTCGGCGTGATGCACGCGTGCGGACATGATGTCCACGTGACGACGATGGTTGGAGTGGCGCGCACGATGGCGGCACTGAAGAGCCAGTGGCATGGGACGCTGATGCTGGTGGGGCAGCCGTCGGAGGAGACGATTGACGGAGCGAAGGCGATGATGGCGGACCATCTGTATGAGCGCTTCGGCAAGCCCGATATAGCGATAGCGCTGCACGACACGAGCACGCTGGCAGCAGGTCAGGTTGGGATGACGAGCGGGCCGGCGCTGGCGAGCTCAATCTCGTACGACGTGACGATGCGTGGGATCGGTGGGCATGGCTCGACGCCGCAGGCGGGCAAGGACCCGATCGTGATGGCGGCAGAGTTTATTGTCGAGCTACAGACGGTGGTGAGCCGGTCGGAGGACCCGCAGGACCCGGCGGTCATTACGGTGGGCGACATTCATGGCGGGACGAAGCGGAACATTATCCCGAATGAGGTGAAGATGGAGCTGACGACACGAGCGTTCTCGGACAAAGCGCGGCAGACGATCTTCGATGGAATCACGCGAACGGCGAAGGGAGTGGGGGTAGCGGCGGGGGTTCCGGAGAACCTGATGCCGGTGGTGAAGCTGCTGGAGGATGAGTCGACGCCGGTGCTTTACAACGATCCTGCGCTGTCACTGCGGGTAAAGGCGGCTCTGGTGAAGGCTCTGGGTGCGAAGAATGTCTCTGAAACCCCGCGAATTATGGGTAGCGAGGACTTTGGTGTTCTGGGGGACGATCACAAGATTCCGGTGACTATGTTCTGGCTGGGTGCGGCAGATCCGGCGAAGCTGGCTGCGGCGCAGGCCGCGGGCAAGGAGCTGCCCGGACCGCATACGAGCAAGTTTGAACCGCTGCCGGAGCCTACGCTGCGGACGGGTGTGACGGCGATGAGTTCGGTGGCGATTGCGCTGCTGCAATAGGGCGGGCAAATGCAAGAGCAGCCGCAGGTCCTTCGACTGCGGCTGCGCCTTCGCTCAGGATGACAGTATCTTGCGTAGGTTCAAACGATAAAAGCTACTGTGGTGGTTACTTTTTCTTTGCGGCGATCAGAGAGCGGTAGAGGTCGATAGTCTGGTCGGCTATGGCGGACCAGGCGAATTTCTCTTCGACTCGTTTGCGACCGGCTTCGCCGTAGCGTTTGGCTTTCGCGGGGTCGCTGAGGAGGTCGGTGACCTGCGCGGCGAGGTCGCGGGCAAACTGAGCGGGGTTGGAGGGGAAGGTGGTCTTGGGGTCGGGATCGAAGGGGACGAGGTGGCCGGTCTCGCCTTCGACGACGACCTCGAGGATGCCGCCGGTGGCGGAGGCGACGACGGGAGCCTTGCAGGCCATGGCTTCAAGGTTGATGATGCCGAAGGGCTCGTAGACGGAAGGGCAACAGAAGACGGCGCAGTTGGAGTAGAGCTGGATGGCCTCCTGCTTGGTGACCATCTGCTCGATCCAGACGATGTTGTGGGTGGGGCCGGTGGTGTTTTGGCGGAGGGCTTCGATCATCTCGCGCATCTCTGCGGCGATCTCGGGGGTATCGGGCGCGCCTGCGCAGAGGACGACCTGGGTGCCGGGAGGCATATGCGGGATGGCCTCGACGAGATGCGTGACGCCCTTCTGACGGGTGATGCGGCCGACGAAGAGGACGTAGGGCTGGGTGGTATCGACGCCGTATTTTTTCAGAGCAGTGATGTCGTCGGTCTTCTGGTACTGGTTGAGGTCGATGCCGTTGTAGATGACGTGGATACGGTCGGGCTGGACCTCGGGGTAGGCCTTGAGGATGTCGGCTTTGGTGCCGTTTGAGACGGCGATGATGGCGTCTGCATCCAGAATTGCCGTCCGCTCCATCCAAGAGGACAAGGCATAACCGCTGCCTAGCTGCTCGGCCTTCCAAGCGCGGAGGGGTTCAAGCGAGTGTGTGGTGAGGACGAAGGGGATGTTGTAGAGCTTTTTGGCGAGGAAGCCTGCCATCGAGACGTACCATGTGTGGGTGTGGACGATATCGATGGCGCTGAGCTCTTTCATCTGCGCGAGGTTGAGGGCGAAGGCATCGACGGCGGCCTTGAACTTTTGTTTCGTGTCGCCGGTGATCTCGGGGACGGGTTCGAGCCCGTGGACGTGGAGGTTCCCGATGTCTTCCTGCTGCGTGCCCCAGCAGTGGACCTCGACCTCGATCTTTTTTGCGAGTTCGAGCGAGAGGTATTCGACGTGGACACCGGCTCCGCCGTAGACGTTGGGTGGATACTCACGGGTCATCAGGCCTACGCGCATTGGTTCCTCCGGCTTTCTGCTGTTGGATGCTCGGAACAGGATACTGAAAGAAGAATAAGCAACGACAAATACACCCGCAGGTGCTTCGCACTTCGCTCAGGATGACAGTTCGGTGGTGAGTGTGAGGATAAGCTACTCGGGTTTTTCTTCGTGGAGCTGGCGTGCAGCGATCTCTTCGAGTTGGCGGCGCCAGTCAAGGTCTTCGACGAAGCCGCGGCTGCTGCGCCACTCTTCCTGAACCTTGACGAAGAGTTCGAGGAAGACGCGGGTGCCGAGGAGGGATTCGATGTCCTTGCGCGCGGTAGAGCCGATCTGCTTGAGCATCGTGCCCTGCTTGCCGATGAGGATGGCCTTCTGGCCGGTGCGCTCGCAGAAGATAGCGGCGGAGATTTTGGTGACGGGGAGTTTGGCTCCGGCGGGCCGCTTCTTTACCTTGCCGGTGATGGTGAGTTCCGGCTCGGGCTCTTCGAACTTTTCGATGACGACGGCGGTGGCGTAGGGGACCTCTTCGCCGGTGAGCATGAGGATCTTTTCGCGGATGAGCTCGGCGACGAGGAAGCGCTCGGGCTGATCGGTGAGCTGGTGCTTGGGGAAGTAGCGCTGGCCCTCGGGGAGCTGGCCGACGATCTTGTCGAGGAGGAGCTCGAGGTTTTCCTTCTTGCGAGCGGAGATGGGGATGACATCCGCGAAGGTGTGGAGGGTTGACCAGTGCGCGATGAGGGGGAGCAGGTCGGCCTTGGGAATGGCGTCGATCTTGTTGAGGACGAGGAGGACGGGGCACTCGAGTTTGCGGATGAGCGAGAGGGCGAAGTCGTCTTCGGCTTTGGAGAGCTCGACGCGGTTTTTGGTAAAGGACTTGAGGGTGCCTTGCTTCTCGGGCTTTTCCGCCTGCGGGAGGCGGTGGGTAACGTCGACGATAAAGAGGACGGCGTCGCGCGATTCGAGGGCGTCGTGGACCTCCTGCATCATGCGACGGTCGAGCTGGGTGTCGGGCTTGTGGACGCCGGGGGTATCGACGAGGATGACCTGCGCGGCGGGATGGCCCGGCTCTCCCTTGGCCTTCTTTTTGAGCGGAACCTCGAGGACGCCGTGGATGCGGGTGCGCGTGGTCTGCGGCTTGTGGGTGACAATGGCGAGCTTCTGGCCGAGCAGGGCGTTAAGCAGCGTGGACTTACCCGCGTTGGGGCGGCCGATGATAGAGACGAATCCGGAGCGAAAGGGCATTGCTCTTATTATGCGCTGTTGGGAGCGAGTGGGTTGGGAAGAACAGGCAACGGTAAGTGCCGACGCAGGCCCTTCGGCTTCGCTCAGGACGACAGAGCGAGGTAGGTTAGATCTGCGAGGAGGGCAAGGGGCTGAGGATCAGGTTGGAGATATTGCTGACGATGGCCTCGTAGTTGTAGCGGGGCGAGGAGGAGAGCTTCTTCCATGCCGGATCGCTCACGAATGCCTGCCATCCTTTGTCGAGGGCGGCGAGGTCTGAGTAGCTGAGCATGTAGGTGAGCGAGGGCATGCGCGGGCCGATGAGGGTGTCCGAGAAGAAGACGGGGTTGCAGCCAGCGTTTTGGAAGATCTCGAACTCGCCGCTGTGGAACATCTCGATCTTGCGGACGTGGGCGGCGTGGCTCGGGCTCTCATAGGTGCGGAGTTGGAAGATGCGCTTGCCTTTGATCGCCGGAATCGCCAGCTTGGGCCAGCCGGCGAAGGCCTGGAGGAGCGAGGTGTCGATGCGTTCGAAGGGAGGCGCGGTCGCGGGGGCGCTCCAGAAGGGCTCGGCGGCCTTGAGGAAGGCGACGTCTTCGGCGAGATGGAGGTCCAGAGTGGCGAGGAGTTCGGCTGATTGGCTCGGGATGAGCAGGTAGAAGGCTGGCGTCTCAGGACCGTACTGGAGGCTGAAAGCTCCGATAGGGCCGAGGCCCATGCGGGTGAGCGCGGGGATGAGGGCATCGGCAAAGTAGCTCTGGGTGAGTTTTATCTGCGGGCCGGACTGCAGATGGTAGCGGCGTAGCTGATAGAGCTCGCGGGAGCTGGATGCAGCGGTCTGCGCGGCTAGACTGTCGGTGAGGGTGGCGGCTGAGGCGGCGAGGGATGTTGCCAGGAAGTGACGGCGCTGCATAAGCTCCTCCGGGATTCGCATTAATTGTACGTGACGGAGGAAGCCTGGCCGGGCTGTCAGTCCGGGTTCTGCGGGGCGGCGAGACTGACGCGGATACGGTCGATGCGGCGATCGGTGGAGGCGAGGACCTCGAGGCGCAAACCGTCCTCTTCGACGACCTCTCCGGGGAGCGGGATGTGTCCGGCGATCTCGGAGACGAGGCCACCGAGGGTGGTGGACTCGTAGTGCTCGGGCAGGCGGAGGGCGGTTGGGTCGTCGCGGGTATCGCGGTCTTCCCTGCCCTCATCTTCGTCGGGGTCCTGTTTGCCGTCTTCGTCGGGACGAATGGGATGCTCGAACTGGTCGGCGAAGAGGTCGCGGAGGCGCGAGAGCTCGAAGCTGCCAGAGACGGTGTAGGCACCGTTTTCTTCGCGGATGGGCGTGTCGTCGTCCTCGGGCTCGTCGTGCTCATCGGCGATGTTGCCGACGATGGCTTCGAGGAGATCTTCGATGGTGACGAGACCAGCGACGCCGCCGTACTCGTCGATGACGATGCGCATGTGTTGCTTCTCGCGCTGCATCTCGCGGAGGAGCTCGGCGACCTTTTTGGTCTCGGGGACGAAGGCGGCGGGGCGCTGGACGGCGGCGACAGTGATGGTCTGAGCGTCGATGTCGAGGATCTGGAGAAGATCGTGGGCGAAGGCGATGCCGGTGATGGAGTCGAGCGAACCGGTGTAGACGGGGACGCGGGAGAAGGCGTGCTCGTCGAGCTGCGCGGTGAACTGTTGCAGGGTGAGGGTGCCGGGGACGGCGAAGATCTCGGGGCGCGGGGTCATGACCTCGCGGACGACCTTGTCGCCGAACTCGACGACCGAGCGGACGAGCTCGCGGTCGGACTCTTCGAGGATGCCTTCTTCTTCTCCGGCTTCGAGCAGGGCATCCATGGCTTCGGAGGGATGTTCGGCTTCCTGCTCGTCTTCGGGTTCGGCGAGGGCGGCGATGGAGAGCAATAGACCAAGCAGCAAGGTGACGGGAAGGACAAGGTAGAAGAGAACTTCGAGGAGATAGATGATCTTCGCGATCCAGAGGCCACGGGTGCGGCTGAAGAGGATCTGCGGGACGAGGCGGTCGAAGATAAGAATGAGGAGGATGAGCTCGAAGGCGGCGCGGAAGACCTGGGAGAGGCTGGGCGCGAGGGCGAACGCCGGCATGTGGACCGCGCCGGTGTAGAGACGCAGGCCGGAGAGAAGCGCGATGGCTCCGAGCGAGAGCTGGCGAAGGACAGAGGCGGAGAGGGCGACGGACTCGCGGCCGAGATGGAAGCGGGGCTCGACGACCTGCTCCCAGGCGTCGATGTTGTCCTGGTACTCGCGGGCGAGGAACTTGCCCATCTCGGAGTAGACGCGATCAACATAGGCGGCGAGGGTAAGAACCACCAGCAGAACGAGGAGCGTGATGACGAAGAGGGGGCTCATGGTTTGGCCTTCTTCTTACGCGGCTTGGCTTTACTCTTACGTGACGCGGGCTTACTGACGCGGTCGATCAGGGTGACGGGAAGGTGTAGTTCGGTGCGGAGCTCGGTCTCGAGAGCGGCCATCTGGCCGTCGTCGGTCTCGTGGTCGAGGCCGTGGAGGTGGAGCAGGCCGTGGAGCAGGAGGATGCGGAGCTCGTCGCGGAGGGTGTGGCCGTAGGCGTCGGCTTGTCGGGCGGCAGTGTCGAGGGAGATGGCGAGATCTCCGGCGTGCTCATGGGCGATCTCGTGCGGTGTGGGGAAGCTGAGGACGTCGGTGGCTTTATTTTTGCTGCGGAAGGTGCGGTTGAGGCGCTTCATCTCGGCGTCGGTGGTGAGGAGGACTTCGACCTCGCCGGTGACGCCGACGGCCTCGCGGGCGCGGTTGAGGAAGCGCGTCAGGCCGGACTTCGAGAGCGCGGTGACAGCAGGAGACGGGTTGGGAGCTTCAATCGTGATCATCGGTTCGCCTGGCCTAGTTTGCTTCCGGTGTAGACGCGGACGTAATCAACCAGCATCTGCTGGGGAAAGGTAGTGGTGGCGTCGGGGTTGCCGGGCCAGTCGCCGCCTACAGCCAGGTTAAGGATGAGGAAGAAGGGGTGATCGTAGACCCAGCGGGTGCCGGGGGGCAGGTCGGCTGGGGTGCGCTCGGCGACGAGGTGGTCGTCGAGGAAGAATTTGATGTCGTTGGGCGCCCACTCGACGGCGTAGAGATGGAAGGCGGTGTTGACGGCTTCTCCTACGGGAAGGGCATATTTTGCCGCGATGCCCTTGGCTCCGCTGTAGCCGGGGCCGTGGAGGGTGCTGTGGCTGATGCCGGGTTCGCCGATATTTTCGAAGATGTCGATCTCTCCGCATGCGGGCCAGTCGGCTGTGCCGATATCGTCGCCTAGCAGCCAGAAGGCGGGCCAGAGGCCCTTGCCGAGGGGAAGCTGAATACGGGCTTCGAAGCGCCCGTAGGCCTGTGCGAAGAGCCCTTGCGTGCGGATGCGGCCTGAGGTGTAGTTGCGGGGGATGCCGTCGGAGCCGGTGTGGTCTTCCTTGCGGGCGGTAATGACGAGGTTGCCGTCCTTCTGCTGCACGTTGGCGGGACGGTCGGTGTAGGTTTCGAGCTCGTGGTTGCCGTAGCCCTTGCCACCTATGTCGAAGGTCCACTTGGTTGGGTCGGGAGAGGAGCCGTTCGGACCGTTGAATTCGTCGCTC includes the following:
- a CDS encoding NIPSNAP family protein, producing the protein MQRRHFLATSLAASAATLTDSLAAQTAASSSRELYQLRRYHLQSGPQIKLTQSYFADALIPALTRMGLGPIGAFSLQYGPETPAFYLLIPSQSAELLATLDLHLAEDVAFLKAAEPFWSAPATAPPFERIDTSLLQAFAGWPKLAIPAIKGKRIFQLRTYESPSHAAHVRKIEMFHSGEFEIFQNAGCNPVFFSDTLIGPRMPSLTYMLSYSDLAALDKGWQAFVSDPAWKKLSSSPRYNYEAIVSNISNLILSPLPSSQI
- a CDS encoding glycoside hydrolase family 16 protein; protein product: MFFFPMITIEPPSTPLISAAAPGHSGTTRLLYVAVSLLVLAAVSLPAFARPLPKWHLVWSDEFNGPNGSSPDPTKWTFDIGGKGYGNHELETYTDRPANVQQKDGNLVITARKEDHTGSDGIPRNYTSGRIRTQGLFAQAYGRFEARIQLPLGKGLWPAFWLLGDDIGTADWPACGEIDIFENIGEPGISHSTLHGPGYSGAKGIAAKYALPVGEAVNTAFHLYAVEWAPNDIKFFLDDHLVAERTPADLPPGTRWVYDHPFFLILNLAVGGDWPGNPDATTTFPQQMLVDYVRVYTGSKLGQANR
- the era gene encoding GTPase Era, translated to MPFRSGFVSIIGRPNAGKSTLLNALLGQKLAIVTHKPQTTRTRIHGVLEVPLKKKAKGEPGHPAAQVILVDTPGVHKPDTQLDRRMMQEVHDALESRDAVLFIVDVTHRLPQAEKPEKQGTLKSFTKNRVELSKAEDDFALSLIRKLECPVLLVLNKIDAIPKADLLPLIAHWSTLHTFADVIPISARKKENLELLLDKIVGQLPEGQRYFPKHQLTDQPERFLVAELIREKILMLTGEEVPYATAVVIEKFEEPEPELTITGKVKKRPAGAKLPVTKISAAIFCERTGQKAILIGKQGTMLKQIGSTARKDIESLLGTRVFLELFVKVQEEWRSSRGFVEDLDWRRQLEEIAARQLHEEKPE
- the glgA gene encoding glycogen synthase, which gives rise to MRVGLMTREYPPNVYGGAGVHVEYLSLELAKKIEVEVHCWGTQQEDIGNLHVHGLEPVPEITGDTKQKFKAAVDAFALNLAQMKELSAIDIVHTHTWYVSMAGFLAKKLYNIPFVLTTHSLEPLRAWKAEQLGSGYALSSWMERTAILDADAIIAVSNGTKADILKAYPEVQPDRIHVIYNGIDLNQYQKTDDITALKKYGVDTTQPYVLFVGRITRQKGVTHLVEAIPHMPPGTQVVLCAGAPDTPEIAAEMREMIEALRQNTTGPTHNIVWIEQMVTKQEAIQLYSNCAVFCCPSVYEPFGIINLEAMACKAPVVASATGGILEVVVEGETGHLVPFDPDPKTTFPSNPAQFARDLAAQVTDLLSDPAKAKRYGEAGRKRVEEKFAWSAIADQTIDLYRSLIAAKKK
- the ybeY gene encoding rRNA maturation RNase YbeY, with the translated sequence MITIEAPNPSPAVTALSKSGLTRFLNRAREAVGVTGEVEVLLTTDAEMKRLNRTFRSKNKATDVLSFPTPHEIAHEHAGDLAISLDTAARQADAYGHTLRDELRILLLHGLLHLHGLDHETDDGQMAALETELRTELHLPVTLIDRVSKPASRKSKAKPRKKKAKP
- a CDS encoding amidohydrolase, with amino-acid sequence MRAFSALLPIVSLFSFTAIAQDIPALVDKQLGELVQTYKGIHAHPELSHHEEQTSALLAGELRNAGYTVTEHVGKYPDGSQAYGLVGILKNGTGPTLLVRADMDALPVVEETGVSYASHVKAKNPAGQEVGVMHACGHDVHVTTMVGVARTMAALKSQWHGTLMLVGQPSEETIDGAKAMMADHLYERFGKPDIAIALHDTSTLAAGQVGMTSGPALASSISYDVTMRGIGGHGSTPQAGKDPIVMAAEFIVELQTVVSRSEDPQDPAVITVGDIHGGTKRNIIPNEVKMELTTRAFSDKARQTIFDGITRTAKGVGVAAGVPENLMPVVKLLEDESTPVLYNDPALSLRVKAALVKALGAKNVSETPRIMGSEDFGVLGDDHKIPVTMFWLGAADPAKLAAAQAAGKELPGPHTSKFEPLPEPTLRTGVTAMSSVAIALLQ
- a CDS encoding hemolysin family protein, yielding MSPLFVITLLVLLVVLTLAAYVDRVYSEMGKFLAREYQDNIDAWEQVVEPRFHLGRESVALSASVLRQLSLGAIALLSGLRLYTGAVHMPAFALAPSLSQVFRAAFELILLILIFDRLVPQILFSRTRGLWIAKIIYLLEVLFYLVLPVTLLLGLLLSIAALAEPEDEQEAEHPSEAMDALLEAGEEEGILEESDRELVRSVVEFGDKVVREVMTPRPEIFAVPGTLTLQQFTAQLDEHAFSRVPVYTGSLDSITGIAFAHDLLQILDIDAQTITVAAVQRPAAFVPETKKVAELLREMQREKQHMRIVIDEYGGVAGLVTIEDLLEAIVGNIADEHDEPEDDDTPIREENGAYTVSGSFELSRLRDLFADQFEHPIRPDEDGKQDPDEDEGREDRDTRDDPTALRLPEHYESTTLGGLVSEIAGHIPLPGEVVEEDGLRLEVLASTDRRIDRIRVSLAAPQNPD
- a CDS encoding sigma-54-dependent transcriptional regulator codes for the protein MNHVLIVDDEAEIRESLENILREEGYVVTTAATATEALELLRDAAYDVVLLDIWLPDRDGLDTLGEIRQMESAHVPEVVIISGHGTIEAAVKATKLGAYDFLEKPLSLARTLIVLKNAMKARQMREDNQEFARQLSVKGTVTGNSVPMKALRQQIKLMAPTNGRVLIFGESGTGKELIGRAMHEESLRKDRVFVELNCAAIPEDYIETELFGYRHGAGPAGPGSPTEKRGTFERADGGTLFLDEVGDMSLKTQAKVLRALDEQRFLPVGASHPVHVDVRVIAATNKDLEEEIARGNFREDLFYRLNVIPFFVPPLRDRKEDIPLLVKEFLQQFGQQYGRPRMEMSDDALAALKQYHWPGNVRELRNLVERVLILNPKVQRIEKKHLPVLVFRDAGKAAGRGEEFATLLQAREAYERDYILKKLDECHGNVSRAAEGLGLERSHLYRKMKALGVSVKE